The Fimbriimonadia bacterium genome contains a region encoding:
- a CDS encoding glycine--tRNA ligase subunit alpha, translated as MGAPASTCCSLLIPSAFYTPTAARVPAPSVRGHPKGCHGQLVRVALRPAFPHAGILRPVDALTFQDLLLRLEQFWGSQGCLIVQPYDLEVGAGTMAPATTLRCLGPDPWNVAYVQPSRRPADGRYARNPMRLQHYYQYQVIMKPSPEDIVDRYLESLRALGIEPAMHDIRFVEDDWEAPTLGASGVGWEVWIDGTEITQFTYFQQMGGIECRPVCAEITYGPERLCMMLQQKNSVWDLIWTHDPHGNPVTYRDVDFDSELEHNYYNFDYADTDMLFRLFDMYEAESKRIIETESPAGPMVAPAFDLALRCSHVFNLLDARGSISVTERAVFINRVRARVRACCLKYLSKREAATQKEAASA; from the coding sequence ATGGGAGCCCCGGCCTCGACATGCTGTTCGTTGCTCATCCCTTCGGCATTCTACACCCCCACGGCAGCAAGGGTTCCCGCTCCGTCGGTCAGAGGTCATCCAAAAGGGTGCCATGGGCAACTCGTGCGCGTGGCTCTTAGACCGGCCTTTCCTCACGCGGGTATCCTACGCCCCGTGGATGCCCTTACCTTTCAGGACCTTCTGTTGCGTCTCGAGCAGTTCTGGGGAAGCCAGGGCTGCTTGATCGTCCAACCCTACGATCTGGAGGTGGGCGCCGGCACGATGGCCCCCGCCACTACCTTGCGCTGCCTCGGGCCAGACCCTTGGAACGTGGCCTACGTGCAACCCTCGCGCCGTCCAGCGGACGGGCGCTATGCACGGAATCCTATGCGGCTTCAGCACTACTACCAGTATCAGGTGATCATGAAGCCTTCGCCCGAAGACATCGTGGACAGATACCTCGAGAGCCTACGCGCCTTGGGAATCGAGCCTGCCATGCATGACATTCGATTCGTGGAGGACGACTGGGAGGCTCCCACTCTGGGCGCGAGCGGCGTGGGGTGGGAGGTGTGGATAGACGGCACCGAGATCACGCAGTTCACCTACTTCCAACAGATGGGTGGAATCGAGTGCCGTCCGGTGTGCGCAGAGATCACCTATGGGCCGGAACGGCTGTGTATGATGCTGCAACAGAAGAACAGCGTATGGGACCTTATCTGGACCCACGATCCACACGGCAATCCTGTTACCTACCGTGACGTGGACTTCGACTCGGAACTGGAACATAACTACTATAACTTCGACTACGCGGACACGGACATGCTGTTCCGCCTGTTCGACATGTACGAGGCGGAAAGCAAACGTATCATCGAGACGGAGTCGCCGGCAGGCCCAATGGTAGCACCTGCATTCGACCTAGCTCTGCGCTGCTCCCACGTCTTCAACCTGCTCGATGCAAGAGGCAGCATCAGCGTGACGGAGCGAGCGGTGTTCATCAATCGTGTGCGCGCACGAGTGAGAGCCTGCTGCCTGAAGTACCTGTCGAAGCGGGAGGCTGCTACGCAGAAGGAGGCCGCTAGTGCCTGA
- a CDS encoding iron-sulfur cluster assembly accessory protein, which produces MSNEQHVEAGAPIELTDAAAERVRALLAREANPAARLRVGVKGGGCSGLEYVLKLDANVRPNDIQLEVRGVPLLIDAKSLPYIKGSVLDYTGQLIGGGFRVNNPNASRTCGCGTSFTPAD; this is translated from the coding sequence ATGAGCAACGAACAGCATGTCGAGGCCGGGGCTCCCATCGAGCTTACGGACGCTGCCGCCGAGCGGGTTCGGGCCCTGTTGGCGCGCGAAGCAAACCCTGCCGCGCGTCTGCGTGTCGGTGTGAAAGGCGGGGGCTGCTCCGGACTGGAGTACGTGCTCAAGCTGGACGCCAACGTCCGGCCGAACGACATCCAGCTCGAGGTCCGTGGGGTTCCGCTCCTGATAGACGCGAAGAGCCTGCCTTATATCAAGGGTAGCGTGCTGGATTACACCGGCCAGCTGATCGGCGGAGGGTTCCGAGTAAACAACCCCAACGCCTCTCGAACCTGTGGCTGCGGAACCTCGTTCACCCCTGCAGACTGA